A genomic window from Lotus japonicus ecotype B-129 chromosome 1, LjGifu_v1.2 includes:
- the LOC130733568 gene encoding elongator complex protein 1 → MKNLKLYWEVPLDLRLHSDDETLRFSAVDIERNRLFFLSSHNYIYTSHLSAFHEKEAWSKTSLPADVGTVDLEPGDTVTSFDYVMEKEALLLGTSNGLLLLYNADTNETQVVGNVDGGVHCVSLSPDGELLATVTGYGQVLVMTHDWDLLYETSLEDDEGYHINEENFVLSQSEQRPISWRGDGKYFVTMSGVCGSDSLLRKIKVWERDSGALLASSELKAFAGAVLEWMPSGAKIAAVYDRKAENECPFIVFFERNGLERSKFSINGGIDAKVKFLKWNCSSDLLAGVVECENYDSIKIWYFSNNHWYLKHEIRYLKQDEVRIIWNPVKPLQLICWTVSGQVTVYNFVWFSAVTDNSIALVIDGSKILVTPLSLSLIPPPMYLFSLKFSSHVRGMAVYCKNSKNQLAAFLSDGNLCVVELPSIETWEDLEGKEFRVEASHAELVFGSILHLAWLDSHTLLAVSHYGFSHSNGLLQTSMNEGGLRGFYLQEIELECSEDFVPELLTCSGWHATVSKQNTVEELVVGVVPNPASKCSAYMQFPGGEINEYVSRIGIGGGSLDLKHLGFSAACPWMSVTLVGSAGSSKPVLFGLDEIGRLHAGGGIICNNCSSFSFYSNLADQVITHLILTTKQDLLFIVDMVDVFNGELFSKYGNFVQTNSRKKEENENYINIWERGAKIVGVLHGDEAAVILQTTRGNLECIYPRKLVLVSIINALVQKRFTDALVMVRRHRIDFNVIVDYCGWQTFSQSASEFVRQINNLGYITEFVCSIKNENVIDKLYKNHISVPCPEIANAMLVGDLQNCPADNKVSSILMAIRKALEDHCTESPARELCILTTLARSDPPLLEDALKRIKVIREQELSHADDQRKMSCPSAEEALKHLLWLADPDAVYEAALGLYDLNLTAIVALNAQKDPKEFLPFLQELEHMPTLLMQYNIDLRLKRFEKALRHIASAGDSYYDDCMALVKKNPQLFPLSLQLFTDPAKRMPFLEAWGDYLTDKKCFEDAATMYLSCFNLDKAMKSYRAVNNWSGVLTVAGFLNLGKDEVLHLAGELCEELQALGKPGEAAKVALEYCGDVNTGVNLLISARDWEEAVRVVFMHRREDLIKAVKDASGECASTLINEYEEGLEKVGKYLARYLAVRQRRLLLAAKLRSEERAASDIDDDAASETSSNFSGMSAYTTGTRKSSAASTYSTATTRARDARRQRKRGKIRPGSADEEMALVEHLKGMSLTVEARRELKSLLVSLMMFGEGEIARKLQQMGENFQFSHMAAVRLAEDTISNDTINEQAHTLEQYTRKVKVEMHNLEALSWRIKVFLPYE, encoded by the exons atgaagaacttgAAGCTCTACTGGGAGGTCCCGTTGGATCTCCGATTACACTCCGACGACGAAACTCTCCGATTCTCCGCCGTCGACATCGAGCGCAACcgcctcttcttcctctcttcccACAATTACATCTACACTTCACATCTCTCCGCCTTCCAC GAAAAAGAAGCTTGGAGTAAAACCTCACTACCTGCAGATGTTGGCACCGTTGATCTCGAACCAGGGGACACTGTTACTTCCTTTGATTATGTCATGGAGAAAGAAGCGCTTCTTCTCGGAACTTCAAACGGGCTTCTGTTGCTTTATAATGCGGACACGAATGAAACCCAGGTTGTTGGCAACGTGGATGGTGGTGTTCACTGTGTTTCCCTTAGTCCTGATGGGGAACTCCTTGCCACGGTAACTGGTTATGGCCAGGTTCTGGTCATGACCCATGATTGGGATTTGTTGTATGAGACGTCGCTCGAAGATGATGAAGGCTATCACATAA ATGAAGAAAACTTTGTGCTAAGTCAGAGTGAGCAGCGTCCTATATCTTGGCGAGGAGATGGGAAGTACTTTGTTACGATGAGTGGTGTGTGTGGTTCTGATTCACTGCTCAGGAAAATTAAGGTTTGGGAAAGAGATTCAGGGGCGTTGCTTGCTTCTTCAGAGCTAAAAGCTTTTGCTGGAGCAGTTTTGGAGTGGATGCCCAGTGGTGCTAAAATTGCAGCTGTTTATGACAGAAAGGCTGAAAATGAATGTCCCTTCATTGTTTTCTTCGAGAGAAATGGATTAGAAAGGAGCAAATTTAGCATCAATGGAGGAATTGATGCAAAAGTGAAATTTCTCAAGTGGAATTGCAGTTCTGATCTTCTTGCAGGTGTTGTTGAATGTGAGAATTATGATTCTATCAAGATTTGGTATTTTAGCAACAATCACTGGTACCTGAAGCATGAAATTAGATACTTGAAGCAAGATGAAGTCAGGATCATCTGGAATCCAGTAAAGCCTTTACAGTTAATTTGTTGGACTGTTAGTGGTCAGGTCACAGTTTACAACTTTGTCTGGTTCTCAGCTGTTACGGACAATTCCATCGCACTAGTCATTGATGGCTCCAAAATTCTTGTAACCCCACTTTCCTTATCCTTAATTCCGCCTCCTATGTACTTATTCAGCCTGAAATTTTCTTCTCATGTCCGTGGTATGGCAGTATATTGCAAAAACTCTAAGAATCAGTTAGCTGCATTTCTTTCAGATGGTAACTTATGTGTTGTAGAGCTTCCATCAATTGAAACCTGGGAAGATCTAGAGGGGAAGGAATTCCGTGTTGAAGCCTCTCATGCTGAATTGGTTTTTGGATCCATTTTACATCTTGCATGGTTGGATTCCCATACGCTATTAGCTGTTTCACATTATGGTTTCAGTCATAGTAATGGCTTACTCCAAACCTCAATGAATGAGGGAGGACTTAGAGGCTTCTATTTGCAGGAAATAGAACTTGAATGTTCTGAGGATTTTGTTCCAGAATTACTGACGTGCTCTGGCTGGCATGCAACAGTTTCAAAGCAAAATACAGTTGAAGAGCTGGTTGTTGGTGTTGTTCCAAATCCTGCTAGTAAATGTTCTGCTTATATGCAGTTTCCTGGGGGGGAAATCAATGAGTATGTATCAAGAATAGGGATTGGTGGAGGATCACTAGACCTAAAGCATCTAGGTTTTTCTGCAGCCTGCCCTTGGATGAGTGTAACACTAGTTGGTAGTGCTGGCTCATCAAAACCAGTGCTTTTTGGACTAGATGAGATTGGCAGACTGCATGCTGGCGGGGGGATAATTTGCAACAACTGTAGCAGTTTCTCATTTTACTCAAATTTGGCAGATCAAGTTATCACACATCTAATTCTTACGACTAAACAAGATTTGCTTTTCATTGTTGACATGGTCGATGTATTCAATGGGGAGTTGTTCTCAAAGTATGGGAATTTTGTCCAAACTAACAgcagaaaaaaagaagaaaatgaaaactacATAAATATCTGGGAGAGAGGTGCTAAAATTGTTGGAGTTTTACATGGAGACGAGGCTGCCGTTATACTGCAAACTACTCGGGGAAACCTAGAATGTATATACCCCAGAAAATTGGTTCTGGTTTCTATCATTAATGCCTTAGTTCAAAAGCGCTTTACAGATGCATTAGTTATGGTTAGGAGGCATAGGATAGATTTCAATGTAATTGTCGATTACTGTGGTTGgcaaacattttcccagtcagCTTCTGAGTTTGTCAGGCAGATTAACAATTTGGGTTACATAACTGAGTTTGTTTGTTCGATAAAGAATGAAAATGTCATAGATAAACTCTACAAAAATCATATATCTGTTCCCTGTCCCGAGATTGCTAATGCTATGCTAGTTGGAGACCTCCAGAATTGCCCTGCTGATAACAAGGTTTCTTCCATTCTGATGGCCATAAGGAAAGCACTTGAGGATCACTGTACAGAAAGTCCTGCGAGAGAGCTTTGCATCTTGACCACTCTAGCACGAAGTGATCCTCCATTACTTGAAGATGCTCTAAAGAGAATAAAAGTTATCCGTGAACAGGAATTGTCTCATGCTGATGACCAGAGGAAAATGTCTTGCCCTTCTGCTGAAGAAGCTTTGAAACATCTTTTGTGGTTAGCCGATCCTGATGCTGTCTATGAAGCTGCCTTGGGTCTTTATGATTTAAATCTTACAGCTATTGTGGCATTGAATGCTCAGAAAGATCCAAAAGAATTTCTTCCTTTCTTACAGGAATTGGAGCATATGCCTACGCTGTTAATGCAATATAATATTGACCTTAGgctgaaaaggtttgaaaaggcGCTCAGACACATTGCTTCTGCTGGAGATTCTTATTATGATGATTGTATGGCACTTGTGAAAAAAAACCCTCAACTTTTTCCACTGTCTCTtcaactttttactgaccctgcCAAGAGGATGCCGTTCCTTGAGGCATGGGGCGATTATCTTACTGATAAAAAGTGCTTTGAAGATGCTGCAACAATGTATTTGTCCTGTTTCAATCTGGATAAGGCTATGAAGTCTTACCGTGCGGTCAATAACTGGAGTGGGGTGCTTACAGTTGCTGGGTTCCTCAATCTGGGAAAGGATGAAGTACTGCATCTTGCCGGTGAGCTTTGTGAAGAACTTCAAGCACTGGGTAAACCTGGGGAAGCTGCCAAAGTTGCCCTGGAGTACTGTGGAGATGTTAACACTGGTGTGAATTTGTTGATTTCTGCAAGGGACTGGGAGGAGGCTGTGAGGGTTGTTTTTATGCATAGAAGAGAGGACTTAATTAAAGCAGTGAAGGACGCATCTGGGGAATGTGCCAGCACACTTATCAATGAATATGAGGAAGGGTTAGAGAAAGTGGGGAAGTACTTAGCCCGTTACTTGGCTGTTCGACAGAGAAGATTACTTCTTGCAGCAAAGCTCAGGTCTGAGGAACGTGCAGCCAGTGATATTGATGATGATGCCGCTTCAGAAACCAGCAGCAATTTTAGTGGAATGAGTGCATACACCACAGG GACCAGGAAAAGTTCTGCTGCTTCTACCTATTCAACTGCAACCACAAGGGCAAGAGACGCTAGGCGTCAAAGGAAAAGAGGAAAAATCCGTCCTGGGAG TGCTGATGAGGAGATGGCCTTAGTGGAGCATTTGAAAGGAATGTCTCTAACAGTGGAAGCTAGACGTGAGCTGAAATCTTTGTTGGTTTCCCTTATGATGTTTGGAGAGGGTGAAATTGCAAGGAAGCTACAGCAAATGGGGGAGAACTTCCAATTTTCTCATATGGCAGCAGTTAGATTAGCTGAAGATACAATATCCAATGATACCATAAATGAGCAAGCACATACGCTAGAGCAATATACCCGAAAAGTAAAGGTTGAAATGCACAATTTAGAGGCTCTCTCATGGAGGATAAAAGTTTTTTTGCCCTACGAGTGA
- the LOC130731594 gene encoding LOB domain-containing protein 21-like, with protein MKGYEPRSSSSCAACKFLKRRCIPNCIFAPYFRSDECKKFAKVHKVFGASNVSKILVEVPEEQREDTVNSLAYEAEARLKDPVYGCIGAIAMLQRKMVELQHDLAIAKDRLAHAAATAAATTTATTTTTTAFSGDILNSHVSLPPFPEFSTCCDFNDNFSHNSSSQSWRTHETVDDFIQIPYIF; from the coding sequence ATGAAGGGTTATGAACCACGATCAAGCTCTTCTTGTGCAGCCTGCAAGTTCTTGAAGAGAAGATGCATACCCAATTGCATATTCGCACCTTACTTTCGCTCCGATGAGTGCAAGAAATTTGCCAAGGTCCACAAGGTGTTTGGAGCCAGCAACGTGAGCAAGATCCTGGTCGAGGTTCCGGAGGAGCAGAGGGAGGACACGGTGAATTCTCTAGCTTATGAGGCAGAGGCAAGGCTCAAGGACCCTGTTTATGGATGCATAGGTGCCATAGCAATGTTGCAAAGGAAGATGGTGGAGCTTCAACATGACCTTGCCATTGCTAAGGATCGCCTCGCTCACGCGgctgctactgctgctgctACTACTACTGCTACCACTACCACTACCACCGCTTTTTCTGGTGATATCTTGAACTCCCATGTTAGCTTGCCACCGTTCCCTGAGTTTTCCACTTGCTGTGATTTCAATGACAATTTTAGCCACAACTCTTCATCTCAATCATGGAGAACACATGAAACGGTGGATGATTTCATTCAAATCCCATATATATTTTGA